In Bartonella machadoae, a single genomic region encodes these proteins:
- a CDS encoding L-cystine transporter, translated as MAFNFFINLFLFVILLLWIAQSNRMKWSLSLRVMLGLILGMIFGSVLQIIYGEGEVTLLKSVEWFNIVGNGYILLLQMIVMPLIFVSIVSAVAQLHSVYAVGKMSIMTISILLFTTALSALVGIFVVNFFGLTANGLVHEGQDISALLGERISQLGDMNIPKMILSLIPKNPFAELSGARRTSIISVVIFASFLGAAVLLLKKDDSEKGEQALLFIQVAQAWITRLVRIVISLTPYGIFALMTKVGATSRVADILDLLIFIIASYVSIIFMFGIHGVLLGISGINPFRFFKKVLPVLTFAFSSRSSAASIPLNIEAQTQWIGVPQSIASFAASFGATIGQNGCAGIYPAMLATMIAPSVGINPLDPTWIVTLVGVVTLSSIGVAGVGGGAIFAALIVLPIMGLPVSLVAVLMSIEPLIDMGRTALNVSDSMLAGTMTSQMLRVTDKSIFEK; from the coding sequence ATGGCATTTAATTTTTTCATCAATTTATTTCTATTTGTTATTCTCTTGTTATGGATTGCTCAAAGTAACAGGATGAAATGGAGCCTTTCATTACGGGTTATGTTGGGTCTTATTCTTGGTATGATTTTTGGAAGTGTTTTACAGATTATTTATGGAGAAGGTGAAGTCACTTTGTTGAAATCCGTTGAGTGGTTTAACATTGTTGGTAATGGCTATATCTTATTACTACAAATGATTGTTATGCCATTGATTTTTGTCTCTATCGTCTCAGCCGTTGCTCAGTTGCATTCTGTTTATGCTGTTGGTAAAATGAGTATAATGACCATTTCAATATTGCTTTTTACAACGGCTCTTTCAGCGTTGGTCGGTATTTTTGTGGTTAATTTTTTTGGATTAACAGCGAACGGTTTGGTGCATGAAGGGCAAGATATTTCTGCTCTTCTGGGTGAACGTATTTCTCAACTTGGAGATATGAATATACCGAAGATGATTTTATCTTTGATTCCTAAAAATCCATTTGCTGAATTAAGTGGAGCTAGGCGTACATCAATTATCAGTGTCGTTATTTTTGCATCCTTTTTGGGAGCTGCGGTTCTTCTTTTAAAGAAAGATGATTCAGAAAAAGGGGAACAAGCGCTTTTATTCATTCAAGTGGCTCAAGCTTGGATTACGCGGTTAGTCCGTATAGTAATTTCTTTAACACCTTATGGTATTTTTGCACTTATGACGAAGGTAGGAGCGACTTCACGTGTTGCGGACATTTTAGATTTATTGATTTTTATTATCGCTTCCTATGTTAGTATTATTTTTATGTTTGGAATTCATGGCGTGTTGCTTGGCATATCAGGAATTAATCCGTTTCGTTTTTTCAAAAAGGTTTTGCCTGTCTTAACATTTGCTTTTAGCAGCCGTTCAAGTGCGGCAAGTATTCCTTTGAATATTGAGGCGCAAACGCAATGGATTGGTGTTCCACAATCAATTGCGAGTTTTGCGGCTTCTTTTGGAGCAACAATTGGGCAAAATGGTTGTGCAGGTATTTATCCAGCGATGCTTGCAACTATGATAGCACCCTCTGTGGGGATTAATCCCCTTGATCCTACTTGGATTGTTACTCTTGTTGGTGTTGTAACGTTGAGTTCTATTGGTGTTGCGGGCGTTGGTGGTGGTGCTATTTTTGCAGCATTGATTGTATTGCCAATAATGGGGCTACCCGTTTCTTTGGTTGCTGTACTTATGTCTATCGAACCTTTAATTGATATGGGGCGTACAGCTCTCAATGTAAGTGATTCAATGTTGGCTGGAACGATGACAAGTCAAATGTTACGGGTAACGGATAAAAGCATCTTTGAAAAATAA
- the pgl gene encoding 6-phosphogluconolactonase: MYGMNIDRLNFETPTDLALALADRVAAELSVAVLERKRAILAVSGGKTPELFFHYLSKADIDWQNIIITLVDERFVPTHDERSNEHMVRCHLLQNFASKAHFVGLYHKAITVELAAFSAASRINTLPKPFDVVVLGMGNDGHTASFFSDADRLRQALDLHTQALVLPLHAKSAQEPRLTLTLPVIMQSRCILLHFEGLQKRDCFEVVCQEGSEMEMPIRAVLRNAHHLVQVYWSPSENEISEAET; this comes from the coding sequence GTGTATGGAATGAATATTGATCGTTTAAATTTTGAAACACCCACGGATTTAGCGTTAGCATTGGCTGATCGTGTTGCAGCAGAGCTTAGTGTTGCTGTTCTTGAGAGAAAGCGCGCGATTTTAGCAGTCTCTGGTGGTAAGACACCGGAATTATTTTTTCATTATTTATCAAAAGCTGATATTGATTGGCAAAATATTATCATCACGTTAGTCGATGAACGCTTTGTTCCCACGCATGATGAGCGTTCAAATGAACACATGGTACGCTGTCATTTATTACAAAACTTTGCGTCTAAAGCACATTTTGTAGGACTTTATCATAAAGCAATTACTGTTGAACTTGCTGCTTTTTCGGCAGCTAGTCGTATTAATACTTTGCCTAAACCCTTTGATGTTGTTGTTTTAGGAATGGGAAATGATGGGCATACAGCGTCCTTTTTTTCTGATGCAGATCGTTTGAGGCAAGCGCTTGATCTTCACACTCAGGCACTTGTTTTACCACTTCATGCAAAAAGTGCTCAGGAGCCAAGACTTACACTGACTTTGCCAGTCATCATGCAATCTCGTTGCATACTTCTCCATTTTGAAGGCTTGCAGAAACGCGATTGTTTTGAAGTCGTTTGTCAAGAGGGCTCTGAAATGGAAATGCCAATTCGCGCGGTTTTACGCAATGCACATCACCTTGTTCAGGTTTATTGGTCTCCGAGTGAAAATGAAATAAGTGAAGCGGAAACATGA
- the folD gene encoding bifunctional methylenetetrahydrofolate dehydrogenase/methenyltetrahydrofolate cyclohydrolase FolD has translation MNNIIDGKKLAEEIIVKVKAETEKLRNNYNIQPGIAVVIVGDDPASQVYVASKSKKAEECGFFSIKHMVSKETQEQELLQHIAALNSDPKIHGILVQLPLPPHINTNRITQAVAFQKDVDGFHYINVGKLAANDLEDAIIPCTPAGAMMMIEQQCGQDLSGLDAVVIGRSNIVGKPMASLLTAANATVTIAHSRTRDLDDVCRSADILVAAVGRPQMVKKDWVKNGAIIIDVGINRIAAPEKGENKTRLVGDVDFEEVKGKASAITPVPGGVGPMTIAMLMVNTLKAAARAHNLPVPKF, from the coding sequence ATGAATAATATTATCGATGGAAAAAAGCTTGCTGAAGAGATTATTGTAAAAGTGAAGGCTGAAACAGAAAAACTCCGCAACAATTATAATATACAACCTGGTATTGCTGTTGTCATTGTCGGAGATGACCCTGCAAGTCAAGTGTATGTTGCATCGAAAAGTAAAAAAGCCGAAGAATGTGGTTTTTTTTCCATTAAACATATGGTTTCAAAAGAAACGCAAGAACAAGAACTCCTCCAACACATTGCTGCATTAAATTCTGACCCTAAAATCCACGGCATTTTAGTGCAACTTCCCTTACCACCTCATATTAATACAAACCGCATAACACAAGCCGTTGCATTCCAAAAAGATGTTGATGGCTTTCATTATATCAATGTAGGAAAACTTGCGGCTAATGACCTTGAAGATGCTATCATTCCCTGTACACCAGCTGGTGCCATGATGATGATTGAACAACAATGTGGACAAGATTTATCTGGTCTTGATGCCGTTGTTATTGGACGCTCTAATATTGTTGGAAAACCTATGGCCTCCCTTTTAACAGCAGCCAATGCTACTGTGACAATTGCTCATAGCCGTACCCGTGATCTTGATGATGTATGTCGTAGTGCCGATATTTTAGTCGCAGCTGTAGGTCGCCCACAAATGGTTAAAAAAGATTGGGTTAAAAATGGTGCGATTATTATTGATGTTGGCATTAATCGCATTGCAGCTCCAGAAAAAGGTGAAAACAAGACGCGCCTTGTTGGTGATGTCGATTTTGAAGAAGTAAAAGGCAAAGCTTCCGCAATAACCCCTGTTCCAGGAGGAGTTGGACCTATGACAATTGCCATGCTCATGGTTAATACACTTAAGGCTGCCGCTCGAGCTCATAATCTTCCTGTACCAAAATTCTAA
- a CDS encoding 16S rRNA (uracil(1498)-N(3))-methyltransferase, whose translation MRINYKLKRLFIRQPLILNEEIKIEGAQASYLIHVLRMKEGAEILLFNGQDGEWLAKLIAIKKKSVVVQLIHQERLQTTHSNCIYCFAPLKNARLDYMVQKAVEMGVSILQPVITHHTQVTRINMARMEANVIEASEQCGILSLPKCVSPVLLTEFLAGWDETCPLFFCDEAHKSHNPLYLLKKYEAITTFGVLIGPEGGFSEEERNLLKKHPFVIPISLGPRILRADTAAVAALALLNASVGDWSIH comes from the coding sequence ATGCGTATAAATTATAAACTGAAAAGATTATTTATTCGTCAGCCACTTATTTTGAATGAAGAAATAAAGATAGAGGGGGCGCAAGCTTCTTATCTTATCCATGTTTTGCGGATGAAAGAAGGAGCCGAAATTTTACTTTTCAATGGACAGGATGGCGAGTGGCTTGCTAAACTGATCGCTATTAAGAAAAAAAGTGTTGTGGTTCAGCTTATCCATCAAGAAAGATTACAAACGACGCATTCGAATTGCATTTACTGCTTTGCTCCACTCAAAAATGCACGTTTGGATTATATGGTTCAGAAAGCTGTTGAAATGGGGGTATCTATTTTGCAACCTGTTATAACGCATCATACACAAGTTACACGTATCAATATGGCGCGTATGGAAGCGAATGTCATTGAAGCTTCTGAACAGTGTGGCATTTTATCTTTGCCTAAATGTGTCTCTCCTGTTTTGTTAACAGAATTTTTAGCAGGTTGGGATGAGACATGCCCTTTGTTCTTTTGTGATGAAGCACACAAATCACATAATCCATTATATCTTTTAAAAAAGTACGAAGCGATTACAACGTTTGGTGTCCTCATTGGACCAGAAGGTGGGTTTAGTGAAGAAGAGCGGAACTTGTTAAAAAAACATCCTTTTGTAATTCCGATATCTTTAGGACCACGTATTTTACGTGCTGATACTGCTGCTGTTGCTGCTTTGGCTCTTCTTAATGCTAGCGTGGGGGATTGGTCAATTCATTGA
- the zwf gene encoding glucose-6-phosphate dehydrogenase produces MVSKIIPVSPFDCIVFGGNGDLASRKLIPALYHCQCVGQLSDPTRIIGVSRSSLSREEYQNFVRASLEKHVQPKDLNQIEVDRFLARLTYVSVDITSNQGWKDLTLVLSKDSVDIRAFYLAVGSPLFGDIAMRLGQNDLVTQQTRIIIEKPIGHDAKTAAELNDIFARAFDEEQIFRIDHYLGKETVQNLMALRFVNTLYEPLWNSNYIDHVQITVAESLGLEGRAEYYESTGALRDMVQNHMLQLLCLVAMEIPFTNRANAVRDEKLKVLHSLMPLDVHNVGKYTVRGQYRSGLLNGVSVRSYCEDLGKTVSESETFVALKVRINNWRWADTPFYLRTGKRMSTRMSEIVIVFKPIPHNIFESSSDEIFSNRLVIRLQPDEGVKQWLMIKDPGPGGMRFRHIPLDMCFASAFSQRNPDAYERLLMDVIRGDQTLFMRRDEVEAAWRWIDPILEGWQAIKQPIHGYKAGSWGPSASTFLMERDGRIWNNLV; encoded by the coding sequence ATGGTGAGTAAAATTATTCCAGTCTCTCCCTTTGACTGTATTGTTTTTGGCGGCAATGGCGATTTAGCATCACGCAAACTTATACCTGCTCTTTACCATTGTCAGTGTGTTGGGCAATTGAGTGACCCAACGCGTATTATTGGGGTTTCACGCTCTTCATTAAGTCGTGAAGAGTATCAAAATTTTGTTCGTGCTTCCCTAGAGAAACATGTTCAACCAAAAGATCTCAACCAAATTGAAGTGGACCGTTTTCTTGCACGTTTAACCTATGTTTCTGTTGATATTACATCAAATCAGGGGTGGAAAGATCTTACTCTTGTTCTATCAAAAGATTCTGTTGATATTCGGGCCTTTTATTTAGCGGTTGGTTCGCCACTTTTTGGTGATATCGCGATGAGATTAGGGCAAAATGATTTAGTAACGCAGCAAACACGGATTATCATTGAAAAACCTATTGGTCATGATGCAAAAACAGCAGCTGAACTCAATGATATTTTTGCAAGAGCATTTGATGAAGAGCAAATTTTTCGTATTGATCATTATCTTGGCAAGGAAACAGTGCAAAATTTAATGGCTTTGCGGTTTGTGAATACACTTTATGAACCGTTATGGAATTCCAATTATATTGATCATGTTCAGATAACGGTTGCTGAATCGTTAGGATTGGAAGGGCGTGCAGAATATTACGAAAGTACAGGTGCGCTACGCGATATGGTACAAAACCATATGCTACAACTGCTTTGTTTGGTTGCTATGGAAATACCCTTTACCAATAGGGCAAATGCTGTACGTGATGAAAAACTGAAAGTTTTGCATTCTTTAATGCCTCTTGATGTGCATAATGTAGGGAAATATACTGTACGGGGGCAATATCGTTCTGGTCTCTTAAATGGTGTCTCTGTAAGATCTTATTGTGAGGATTTGGGAAAAACAGTAAGTGAGAGCGAAACATTTGTAGCGCTTAAGGTTCGGATTAATAATTGGCGTTGGGCGGATACACCTTTTTATTTACGAACAGGTAAGCGCATGTCCACGCGGATGTCTGAAATTGTTATAGTTTTTAAACCCATTCCTCATAATATTTTTGAATCGAGTTCAGATGAGATTTTTTCTAACCGGCTTGTTATTCGTCTCCAGCCTGATGAGGGGGTCAAGCAATGGTTGATGATTAAGGATCCAGGTCCCGGTGGCATGCGATTTCGTCATATTCCATTGGATATGTGTTTTGCATCTGCGTTTTCTCAACGGAATCCTGATGCATATGAACGCCTCTTAATGGATGTGATACGTGGAGATCAAACTCTGTTTATGCGTCGTGATGAAGTTGAGGCGGCTTGGCGTTGGATTGATCCTATTCTTGAGGGATGGCAAGCAATAAAGCAGCCGATTCATGGATATAAAGCTGGTTCATGGGGGCCATCTGCTTCAACATTTTTGATGGAACGTGATGGGCGTATATGGAACAATTTAGTTTAG
- a CDS encoding glutamate--cysteine ligase, whose product MALDITDESEIYNLDSLVSYFQGGCKAENDWRIGTEHEKFPFYRDGFRPVPYNGTKGIRALLEGMQEALGWTPILDEGNIIGLVGSVNQGAISLEPGGQFELSGAPLETVGHTYCEVMEHLTLLKKISEPLGIGFLGMGASPKWTLAETPRMPKSRYQIMTDYMPKVGTSGLDMMYRTSTVQVNLDFSSESDMRRKMQVSMKLQSIATALFASSPFTEGSPNGFLSWRSEIWCDTDNQRSGVLPFVFSERFGFADYVEWALDVPMYFVVRDGRYYDCTHITFRQFMKGALRGKVANSIPNMGDWINHLSTLFPEVRLKRFLEMRGADCGSWQHICALSAFWVGILYDSEALNEAEALTKDWCFEEVLDMRNRVPKEGLRTPFRHTIILEIARQVVAISRKGLKNRRQCDADGLDETNFLVPLEEVIALGQTDADRLLSLYHSIWNRAVEPVFLECAY is encoded by the coding sequence ATGGCGCTTGATATAACTGATGAAAGTGAAATTTATAACTTAGATTCCCTGGTTAGTTATTTCCAGGGGGGGTGTAAAGCAGAAAATGATTGGCGTATTGGTACAGAACATGAAAAATTTCCATTCTATAGAGATGGTTTCCGTCCTGTTCCCTATAATGGCACAAAGGGGATTCGTGCACTTCTAGAAGGAATGCAAGAAGCTTTAGGATGGACCCCCATTTTAGATGAAGGCAATATTATCGGACTCGTAGGATCGGTTAATCAAGGTGCTATCTCTTTAGAACCTGGGGGGCAATTTGAATTATCTGGTGCACCGTTGGAGACAGTTGGTCATACTTATTGCGAGGTGATGGAGCATTTAACGCTTCTCAAGAAAATTTCAGAGCCATTGGGTATTGGTTTTCTCGGTATGGGTGCTAGCCCAAAGTGGACATTAGCTGAAACTCCGCGGATGCCTAAGTCACGTTATCAAATTATGACCGATTATATGCCGAAAGTTGGCACAAGCGGTCTTGATATGATGTATCGCACATCAACCGTTCAGGTTAACCTCGATTTTTCTTCTGAAAGTGATATGCGGCGAAAAATGCAAGTGTCAATGAAGTTACAATCCATTGCAACAGCATTATTTGCGAGTTCACCTTTTACAGAGGGGAGTCCGAACGGTTTTTTATCTTGGCGCTCTGAAATTTGGTGCGATACTGATAATCAGAGGTCCGGAGTTCTTCCCTTTGTATTTTCTGAACGTTTTGGTTTTGCAGATTACGTTGAATGGGCGCTTGATGTACCAATGTATTTTGTTGTGCGTGATGGTCGTTATTATGATTGTACACATATAACTTTTCGTCAATTTATGAAGGGAGCATTAAGGGGGAAAGTTGCAAATTCAATACCCAATATGGGAGATTGGATTAATCATCTATCAACTTTGTTTCCCGAAGTACGCTTAAAACGATTTTTAGAAATGAGAGGTGCTGATTGTGGTTCTTGGCAGCATATTTGTGCGTTGTCGGCTTTTTGGGTTGGGATTCTTTATGATAGTGAAGCACTCAATGAAGCAGAGGCTTTAACAAAAGATTGGTGTTTTGAAGAAGTTTTGGATATGCGTAACCGCGTTCCTAAAGAAGGATTAAGAACACCTTTTCGTCACACCATAATTTTAGAAATAGCTCGTCAAGTTGTTGCTATTTCGCGCAAGGGGTTAAAAAATCGCAGACAGTGTGATGCGGATGGTTTAGATGAGACAAATTTTCTGGTTCCTTTAGAAGAGGTAATTGCATTGGGTCAAACAGATGCTGATAGGTTGTTGTCTCTTTATCATTCTATTTGGAATAGGGCTGTGGAACCTGTATTTTTAGAATGTGCCTATTAA
- a CDS encoding AsmA family protein, translating to MRARIIKFLISFFVAIIFLFGVGILVLPYLVSTDTIRVRLAQDLSAWTGYNVQLRDPPRLNLFPYPKAFLSGVTLTSKMNDVAPLMEAESIEVDLSLVDLLWGHVSFSETRIVRPQFVMEKPIKTVVDFFDRFSRSQGALGLAIRNAREILKHNPDHPDIEHLLKQPFGRIVIENGTFVYHDSISDVSEKITGLNATLDWPESTQKVQFHADARWRGEFTKLSIDADQALLLLAGGKSKVKASLNSLRGGITFIGQARLSKYYIFDGKVSMRSPGWNQTLVWIGGNHFWGYGLKTPIVWESHFLAQPMHIKMNNVTFTMGTANARGALEVDFQDDVPIVIGSLAFDNLDFNIFGSIFFSIKEQDAFLDTTIFDRIGVDLRLSSPQAKVGNIALTNLAAAMQIRKGHGIFDLGHANVFGGSLQSSIEIASDNKNMRIKGHASGTSIDTQTASEALGMTPFVQSKADFTTTVQTLANSWSEIFAKMQGELTLKLSSGRLLGYDLNDLQTRLSEKEQFLLTKSDVLATTFDFWNIQTHFLNGTIRITESLMHTADWNLSVWGMISSAIMQDQQNGFTLQAQLQKSHSSETLCRDIQCLANSLMRPFTFSFRSKGQEGDNFWVKKDIDTD from the coding sequence GTGCGCGCCAGAATAATAAAATTTTTAATCAGTTTTTTTGTTGCAATTATTTTTCTGTTTGGAGTTGGTATTCTCGTTTTACCTTACCTTGTGTCAACTGATACGATTCGCGTTCGTTTGGCACAAGATTTGAGTGCGTGGACGGGTTATAATGTGCAATTACGTGATCCTCCACGGTTGAATCTTTTTCCTTATCCTAAAGCATTTCTTTCTGGCGTTACCCTAACATCAAAAATGAATGATGTTGCACCGTTGATGGAAGCTGAATCAATAGAAGTTGATCTTTCCTTGGTAGATCTTCTTTGGGGACATGTTTCCTTTTCAGAGACGCGGATTGTGCGTCCCCAATTTGTTATGGAAAAGCCTATTAAAACAGTCGTGGATTTTTTTGATAGATTTTCGCGGTCACAAGGTGCATTAGGATTAGCGATACGTAATGCCCGTGAAATACTGAAGCATAATCCTGATCATCCAGATATAGAGCATCTTTTAAAGCAACCTTTTGGACGGATTGTGATTGAAAATGGCACATTCGTTTATCATGATAGTATTTCCGATGTATCAGAAAAAATAACGGGGTTAAATGCAACTTTAGATTGGCCCGAATCGACGCAGAAAGTACAGTTTCACGCAGATGCGCGTTGGCGTGGAGAGTTTACAAAACTATCAATTGATGCCGATCAAGCATTATTGCTCTTAGCAGGAGGGAAAAGCAAAGTTAAGGCAAGTCTCAATTCTCTACGTGGTGGTATAACTTTTATAGGGCAGGCACGGTTATCTAAATATTATATTTTTGATGGGAAAGTATCGATGCGTTCTCCAGGGTGGAACCAGACATTGGTATGGATTGGAGGCAATCATTTTTGGGGATATGGATTAAAAACACCGATTGTATGGGAGTCTCATTTTTTAGCGCAGCCAATGCACATCAAAATGAATAATGTTACATTTACAATGGGGACAGCAAATGCGCGTGGCGCTTTAGAAGTTGATTTTCAGGACGATGTACCAATTGTTATTGGATCTTTAGCATTTGATAATCTAGACTTTAACATTTTTGGATCAATATTTTTTTCAATTAAAGAGCAGGACGCATTTCTTGATACGACAATTTTTGATCGTATCGGAGTGGATCTTCGGCTTTCTTCGCCACAAGCAAAAGTAGGAAATATTGCGCTTACGAATTTAGCTGCTGCTATGCAAATAAGAAAAGGACATGGCATTTTTGATCTTGGACATGCAAACGTTTTTGGTGGATCTCTTCAAAGCAGTATTGAAATTGCATCAGATAATAAAAACATGCGGATTAAAGGACATGCTTCAGGGACTTCCATTGATACACAAACGGCTTCAGAAGCACTGGGAATGACACCATTTGTACAAAGCAAAGCAGACTTTACCACGACGGTACAAACACTTGCTAATTCTTGGTCAGAAATTTTTGCGAAAATGCAGGGTGAATTAACACTGAAACTGTCTTCTGGTCGATTATTAGGATATGATTTGAATGATTTACAGACAAGGCTTTCAGAAAAGGAACAATTTCTTTTAACAAAGAGCGATGTTCTTGCAACAACTTTTGATTTCTGGAATATTCAAACACATTTTTTAAATGGTACAATAAGGATAACAGAATCACTGATGCATACTGCAGATTGGAATTTGTCCGTGTGGGGAATGATTTCTTCTGCTATTATGCAAGATCAACAGAATGGATTTACATTGCAAGCACAATTGCAAAAAAGCCACAGCTCAGAGACTCTTTGTAGAGATATCCAATGCCTTGCAAACAGTCTCATGCGACCCTTTACTTTTTCTTTTCGCTCTAAAGGACAGGAAGGTGATAATTTTTGGGTAAAAAAAGATATCGATACAGATTGA
- the edd gene encoding phosphogluconate dehydratase: MAFSKTIATVTRRIYERSLPTRDIYLDRIARVQEKRPKRSFLGCANQAHGFAACGQRDKERLKHNIVGNIGIITAYNDMLSAHQPFESFPHLIKEAARMFGGVAQVAGGVPAMCDGITQGNTGMELSLFSRDVIAMATAISLSHDMFDAALYLGVCDKIVPGLVIGALTFGHLPGIFVPAGPMTSGQGNDEKAKIRQLYAENKIDRQTLLESESRSYHGPGTCTFYGTANSNQAILEMMGIHMPGSSFINANTPLRDALTREATKRVLEMTALGEDYKPLGMIVDERSFVNAIVGLNATGGSTNHAIHLIAMAAACGIQLTWHDIAEISSVVPLLVRIYPNGLADINHFHAAGGMGFIIRELIEAGLVHEDVRTVFGKDLNAYAIEAKLGADGSVVREPACNESGNDKVLVGWKKPFQANGGIRVLSGDLGTAIIKVSSVKSEHWRIEAPVFVFNDQERLQETFKSGALNDKDFIAVIRYQGPKANGMPELHKLTTILGLLQDRGQKVALVTDGRMSGASGKIPAAIHVTPEALDNGPIARLQDGDIVCLDAHVGKLTILEDLSKFNARTIISPDLSKNEYGVGRELFHLFRQSVNRADQGASVLMA, encoded by the coding sequence ATGGCATTTTCCAAAACAATTGCTACCGTTACACGAAGAATTTATGAACGTTCTCTTCCAACGCGAGATATTTATTTAGATCGTATTGCTCGGGTGCAAGAAAAGCGTCCCAAGAGAAGTTTTTTGGGATGTGCCAATCAAGCGCACGGTTTTGCGGCTTGTGGTCAAAGAGACAAAGAGCGTTTGAAGCATAATATTGTTGGCAATATTGGTATTATTACTGCGTATAATGATATGCTTTCGGCACATCAACCTTTTGAATCTTTTCCTCACTTAATTAAAGAGGCTGCTCGTATGTTTGGTGGTGTAGCACAAGTTGCAGGTGGTGTTCCTGCGATGTGTGATGGTATAACACAAGGAAATACGGGGATGGAGCTTTCTCTTTTTTCACGTGATGTCATTGCAATGGCGACGGCTATAAGTTTATCGCACGATATGTTTGACGCTGCACTATATCTTGGAGTGTGCGATAAGATTGTGCCCGGTTTAGTGATCGGAGCGCTAACATTTGGTCATTTACCAGGAATTTTTGTCCCAGCAGGTCCCATGACAAGTGGTCAAGGCAATGATGAAAAAGCAAAGATACGCCAGCTTTATGCAGAAAATAAGATAGATCGTCAAACATTGCTAGAATCAGAATCCCGCTCTTATCATGGACCTGGAACATGCACATTTTATGGGACAGCTAACTCAAATCAGGCGATACTGGAGATGATGGGGATTCATATGCCGGGAAGCTCTTTCATCAATGCCAATACACCATTGCGTGATGCTTTAACACGGGAAGCTACGAAGCGTGTACTTGAAATGACAGCGCTTGGCGAGGATTATAAACCACTTGGCATGATAGTCGATGAGCGTTCCTTCGTAAATGCTATTGTAGGGTTAAATGCGACAGGAGGATCTACCAATCATGCGATTCATTTAATTGCTATGGCTGCTGCTTGCGGTATTCAATTAACATGGCATGATATTGCAGAAATTTCGTCAGTGGTACCTCTTTTAGTGCGAATTTATCCTAATGGTTTGGCTGATATAAATCATTTCCATGCTGCTGGTGGGATGGGATTTATTATTCGAGAACTCATTGAGGCAGGGTTAGTGCATGAGGATGTTCGTACAGTTTTTGGTAAAGATCTCAATGCTTATGCAATTGAAGCAAAGCTTGGTGCTGATGGTAGTGTGGTGCGTGAACCTGCTTGCAATGAAAGTGGTAACGATAAGGTATTAGTGGGATGGAAAAAACCGTTTCAAGCTAATGGAGGTATTCGCGTTTTATCGGGAGATTTGGGCACAGCTATTATTAAAGTATCTTCTGTTAAATCTGAGCATTGGCGAATTGAAGCACCCGTCTTCGTTTTTAATGATCAAGAGAGACTACAAGAGACTTTTAAATCTGGAGCATTAAATGACAAAGACTTTATCGCTGTTATTCGCTATCAAGGACCAAAAGCAAATGGTATGCCAGAGCTTCATAAATTAACGACAATTTTAGGTCTTTTACAAGATCGAGGTCAAAAGGTCGCATTGGTAACAGATGGACGTATGTCAGGTGCATCAGGAAAAATTCCTGCTGCAATTCATGTAACACCAGAAGCTTTGGATAACGGTCCCATTGCGCGTTTGCAAGATGGTGATATTGTTTGTCTTGATGCGCATGTGGGTAAATTAACTATTTTGGAAGATCTATCAAAATTTAATGCACGAACAATTATTTCTCCTGACCTTTCAAAAAATGAATATGGTGTTGGGCGTGAGCTTTTTCATCTTTTTCGCCAATCAGTTAATCGTGCAGATCAAGGGGCATCTGTCCTTATGGCGTGA